In Spirosoma pollinicola, the genomic window TCAATAGCCTGCTCACACGTTTCGATGCTTTCCTGTAGAACAGAATATAGTTTATGATCAGGACGTAATCCGTTTTAACTGAACGTTTTCCACAGGTCGGATAACCAGTGGCACTTTCTCCACTTTAACCGAACTGCTGTCCAGCCCGAACCAACGGGCCTCGGGCGTGGTGACAGATTTTATCGAAAAGTAAATGTTCATAATGAAGCGCTCCACGGGCGGCAGCTCATTCTCAAAGGAAAGAAATTTCTCCAGGACCACAAACCGAAAATCACCAATCACATTCTGTCGACTAAGTGATTCATAGCGGCTCGTAATGTCGACCTCCTTGTTTCGAACCATGTCTTCAATCACCTTGCGGAAAAACAGATTGATCCGCTGTTCAACCCGAAACCCCAACCGAAAGGTTACTTTGTAGGCATCATCGGGGGCGATGGTATTTACTTTGTATTCCATCGTGTAGGGATCGTCGGTAATATCGACGTGCACGAACCAATAGATGTCGGCTCGTTTGGGACGCTTTTGAAAAATTGAGTAAATGATTTTCGATTCAATTTCAGACTGACGGGCCGCATTGCTCATAAAGACAATGTGGGTGGCGTACTTGGGAATACTTATATCGCGGCTAAGTTCCTTGATCGCCTGCGTATACTGATCGATTCGTACATATTCGGTCAAGCGTAGCTTAATCCGAAAGGCTTGCAGCCAAATGTACATGACCCCGGCTATGATCGACCCAATCAGCACTGAAACCCAGCCCCCGTGGGGAAACTTGATCAGATTGGCCACCAAAAAACTACCTTCTAGCCCCAGATATATCGTCAGAAATAAGACCACCCACCAGGCCTGATATTTATGGGTATACAGATAATACGACATAAGCAGGGTCGTCATCAGCATCGTTAAAGTAATGGCCAGTCCATAAGCGGCTTCCATGTGGGCCGATTCCCGAAAGTAAAGCACGACCCCTACGCAACCGCTCCAAAGCAGGAAATTAATACTGGGCACATAAAGCTGTCCCTTTTGGGCACTGGGATAACGGAGTTGAACCTTGGGCCAGAAATTGAGCCGAATCGCTTCGCTTATCAGCGTAAAGGAACCGGTAATTAAGGCCTGGCTGGCAATAACGGTAGCGGCAGTAGCGATAAAAATGCCAATAGTTAAAAACCAGGAGGGCATGATTGCATAGAATGGAATCCGATCCTGCAGGGATTGTCCCGCCTGGCTCAACAGCCAGGCGCCCTGCCCAAAATAGTTGAGCAGTAAGCAGGTTTTGACAAACACCCAGCTAACCCGGATATTGGCCCTGCCACAGTGGCCCATGTCAGAATACAGGGCTTCAGCCCCCGTTGTACAGAGAAATACCGACCCTAACAACCAGAAACCACCCGGATATTCGGCTAATAACCACCAGGCGTAATAGGGATTCAGCGCGGAAAGAATAGCTGGTGCCTGAACAATTTGCAAAGCCCCCAGCGTACCCAGCATGATGAACCAAACCAGCATAATGGGCCCAAAAGCGGTTCCTACTACACTGGTGCCAAAGCTTTGGATTAAAAACAGGATCGTCAGAATACCAATGACGATTTGAATAATAAGCCCATCGCTAATGGTAGGATATAACAACCGTAAGCCTTCAACCGCCGAAGAGACCGAGATGGGCGGGGTAATGATCCCATCGGCCAGTAGTGCCGCTCCGCCAATGATGGCGGGCACAGTCAGCCAGCGAGCGTGGCGACGAATTAGTGCGTATAAGGCAAAAATACCCCCTTCTCCCCGGTTATCGGCCCGTAATATCAAGATGACATACTTAATGGTGGTTTGTAGAGTAAGCGTCCAGAATACGCAGGAAATCGCTCCCCGAATAACATCTGCTTTGATGGTTGCTGTCGGCCCGATTATGGCTCGTAAGGTATACAAGGGTGAGGTCCCAATATCACCATAGATAATGCCCATGGCGACTAATAGTCCCGCAGCAGATACTGTATCAAGGTGGCTTTTATTATTCATACTGACTTTAAATAGTTTCCGCATAACCCGCTCATACGGACATACGGCTAGTTTTCGCTGGGCATTGCCAACTTAAGTATAGGGGAGATAATCCAATTCATGGGGAGCGCACGCTGATTCACCGATTGTGGCGCATTGGTGCAAAGAACTTAACTGGCGAGCTGCACATAGCTAATTCCGGCTTTTCACTAGTTCAGAGAAAAGTCAAAGAGACTGGTTCGACAGTTATACAATTGACTGATCTCAGGCAGTGCCATTTTGATTTTGGAGGCCCGGCTGAGTGAACTTACCGGGCATTATTCAGGACCAGCACCTAATTCATTCATCGCCGACCAGAGCCGCCTGATTCCAGCCATCGAAAAAACGAACTGGTTTCATACAACAGCTTTTCAAAGCTGGAAAGCATGCCTGT contains:
- a CDS encoding KUP/HAK/KT family potassium transporter, whose product is MNNKSHLDTVSAAGLLVAMGIIYGDIGTSPLYTLRAIIGPTATIKADVIRGAISCVFWTLTLQTTIKYVILILRADNRGEGGIFALYALIRRHARWLTVPAIIGGAALLADGIITPPISVSSAVEGLRLLYPTISDGLIIQIVIGILTILFLIQSFGTSVVGTAFGPIMLVWFIMLGTLGALQIVQAPAILSALNPYYAWWLLAEYPGGFWLLGSVFLCTTGAEALYSDMGHCGRANIRVSWVFVKTCLLLNYFGQGAWLLSQAGQSLQDRIPFYAIMPSWFLTIGIFIATAATVIASQALITGSFTLISEAIRLNFWPKVQLRYPSAQKGQLYVPSINFLLWSGCVGVVLYFRESAHMEAAYGLAITLTMLMTTLLMSYYLYTHKYQAWWVVLFLTIYLGLEGSFLVANLIKFPHGGWVSVLIGSIIAGVMYIWLQAFRIKLRLTEYVRIDQYTQAIKELSRDISIPKYATHIVFMSNAARQSEIESKIIYSIFQKRPKRADIYWFVHVDITDDPYTMEYKVNTIAPDDAYKVTFRLGFRVEQRINLFFRKVIEDMVRNKEVDITSRYESLSRQNVIGDFRFVVLEKFLSFENELPPVERFIMNIYFSIKSVTTPEARWFGLDSSSVKVEKVPLVIRPVENVQLKRITS